In Xanthomonas sp. SI, the following are encoded in one genomic region:
- a CDS encoding TonB-dependent receptor has protein sequence MRHPYAAPSAKRAGARSLRSALACAIAASLTSVAWAQEPPAAAAETATAPAPASGATTLDQVQVTGIRGSIQSSINKKRDDTVISDVLSAEDIGDLPAPSLADAIETLTGAASTRDKTGASEISIRGLGAFLSSTQFNGREITNGSGDRSVNFNMFPAELINTVAIYKTQRADLIEGGVAGTIGLETVKPLDYGKRALQFDGRGSWAEYDSKYRDKDGIGWRGTASYIDQFEFANGGKLGVSIGLQALDGTDPEESMTSGSTWYACDGTQNVRNANCAEVGANAIANGAPYYLVPSSRIYRLKQERNDRQSEFAAVQWKPNEVLEVNVDYEHTDRNWHEKRSDLSLSNTRRGIVDRQVDDNGVLRSYSGNTSIDSTSTMYDRNEEYTGGGLNIVLRPSVAWEIATDLSYSHTVREDTQRMTRLRANARDVNNAVVPGISSGTTGYVNYDWDNRGDVPSIALDPAFDVADWDAYTGAARVTSEEEKNDHRIRAGRFDVSYLPEDGLLTKLSFGLRASQADYRYFDNTITTDIAASGAGRAQIVAANQACRAAFPQDDFLDDASGNTISSWAYFDPSCLYEAFRGSSATGVDPNYMDPNNVDVVEKTKALFLMADFRSTLFGLPVSGNMGVRWVKTDVRSQGVRAELDLIDNGAGTLRLQPTGTYQTLVDKAGNDKLLPSANASFELRDNLLLRVAGYRAMSRPDIAALGSGRNVNLTGTENFTSLEEALAGITATGNPEAKPLMSWNGDVSLEWYPNEDSMLAGAVYWKQFNGGTETALFDETFVVDGQSVTVAVPRQVTTDKKSTLTGFELSAAHRFSYLPKPLDGLGFKLSYNYADTDYETQDPRLGEQVDAVTGTVIPAIVAPAGLSGFSRHVLSGSLYWELGRFDMQAIGKYRSKYYQDFTGNTAQQNRYYDDNTSVDFRARYRVTKQLSLSLELMNLTNEPRVASQPVYGNFREYVSYGRRAYFGVRYKF, from the coding sequence ATGCGGCACCCCTATGCGGCCCCGTCCGCCAAGCGCGCCGGCGCGCGCTCGTTGCGCAGCGCCCTGGCCTGCGCCATCGCGGCCTCGTTGACCAGCGTGGCCTGGGCGCAGGAACCGCCCGCCGCTGCGGCCGAGACCGCCACCGCGCCGGCGCCGGCGAGCGGTGCGACGACGCTGGACCAGGTCCAGGTCACCGGCATCCGCGGCTCGATCCAGTCCTCGATCAACAAGAAGCGCGACGACACGGTGATCTCCGACGTGCTTTCGGCCGAGGACATCGGCGACCTGCCGGCGCCGTCGCTGGCCGATGCGATCGAGACCCTGACCGGCGCCGCCTCCACCCGCGACAAGACCGGCGCCTCGGAGATCTCCATCCGCGGCCTCGGCGCGTTCCTCAGCAGCACCCAGTTCAACGGCCGCGAGATCACCAACGGCAGCGGCGACCGCTCGGTGAACTTCAACATGTTCCCGGCCGAACTGATCAACACCGTGGCCATCTACAAGACCCAGCGCGCCGACCTGATCGAAGGCGGCGTCGCCGGCACCATCGGCCTGGAAACGGTCAAGCCGCTGGACTACGGCAAGCGCGCGCTCCAGTTCGACGGGCGCGGCAGCTGGGCCGAGTACGACAGCAAGTACCGCGACAAGGACGGCATCGGCTGGCGCGGCACCGCCAGCTACATCGACCAGTTCGAGTTCGCCAACGGCGGCAAGCTCGGCGTGTCGATCGGCCTGCAGGCGCTGGACGGCACCGATCCGGAAGAGAGCATGACCAGCGGCTCCACCTGGTACGCCTGCGACGGCACCCAGAACGTGCGCAACGCCAACTGCGCCGAGGTCGGCGCCAACGCCATCGCCAACGGCGCGCCGTACTACCTGGTGCCGAGCAGCCGCATCTACCGGCTCAAGCAGGAACGCAACGACCGCCAATCCGAGTTCGCCGCGGTGCAGTGGAAGCCCAACGAGGTGCTCGAGGTCAACGTCGACTACGAACACACCGACCGCAACTGGCACGAGAAACGTTCCGACCTGAGCCTGTCCAACACCCGTCGCGGCATCGTCGATCGGCAGGTCGACGACAACGGCGTGCTGCGCAGCTATTCCGGCAACACCTCGATCGATTCCACCTCGACCATGTACGACCGCAACGAGGAATACACCGGCGGCGGCCTCAACATCGTGCTGCGCCCGAGCGTGGCCTGGGAGATCGCCACCGACCTGTCCTACTCGCACACCGTGCGCGAGGACACCCAGCGCATGACCCGGCTGCGCGCCAACGCCCGCGACGTGAACAACGCGGTGGTGCCGGGCATCAGCAGCGGCACCACCGGCTACGTCAACTACGACTGGGACAACCGCGGCGACGTGCCGAGCATCGCGCTCGACCCGGCGTTCGATGTCGCCGATTGGGATGCCTACACCGGCGCGGCGCGGGTCACCTCCGAGGAGGAAAAGAACGACCACCGCATCCGCGCCGGTCGCTTCGACGTCAGCTACCTGCCCGAGGACGGCCTGCTGACCAAGCTCAGCTTCGGCCTGCGCGCCAGCCAGGCCGACTACCGCTACTTCGACAACACCATCACCACCGACATCGCCGCCAGCGGCGCCGGGCGCGCGCAGATCGTCGCCGCCAACCAGGCCTGCCGCGCGGCGTTCCCGCAGGACGACTTCCTCGACGACGCCAGCGGCAACACCATTTCCAGCTGGGCCTACTTCGACCCGTCGTGCCTGTACGAAGCGTTCCGCGGCAGCAGCGCCACCGGCGTGGACCCGAACTACATGGATCCGAACAACGTCGACGTGGTGGAGAAGACCAAGGCGCTGTTCCTGATGGCCGACTTTCGCAGCACCCTGTTCGGGCTGCCGGTGTCGGGCAACATGGGCGTGCGCTGGGTCAAGACCGATGTGCGTTCGCAAGGCGTGCGCGCCGAGCTGGACCTGATCGACAACGGCGCAGGCACCCTGCGCCTGCAGCCGACCGGCACCTACCAGACCCTGGTCGACAAGGCCGGCAACGACAAGCTGCTGCCCAGCGCCAACGCCTCGTTCGAACTGCGCGACAACCTGCTGCTGCGCGTGGCCGGCTACCGCGCGATGTCGCGTCCGGACATCGCCGCGCTGGGCTCGGGCCGCAACGTCAACCTCACCGGCACCGAGAACTTCACCAGCCTGGAAGAGGCGCTGGCCGGCATCACCGCCACCGGCAACCCGGAGGCCAAGCCGCTGATGTCGTGGAACGGCGATGTGTCGCTGGAGTGGTATCCGAACGAGGACAGCATGCTGGCCGGCGCGGTGTACTGGAAGCAGTTCAACGGCGGCACCGAGACCGCGCTGTTCGACGAGACCTTCGTGGTCGATGGACAGAGCGTCACCGTTGCGGTGCCGCGGCAGGTGACCACCGACAAGAAAAGCACGCTGACCGGCTTCGAGCTCAGCGCCGCGCACCGCTTCTCCTACCTGCCCAAGCCGCTGGACGGGCTCGGTTTCAAGCTCAGCTACAACTACGCCGACACCGATTACGAGACCCAGGATCCGCGCCTGGGCGAGCAGGTGGACGCGGTCACCGGCACGGTGATTCCGGCGATCGTGGCCCCGGCCGGGCTCAGCGGCTTTTCGCGGCATGTGCTGTCCGGCTCGCTGTACTGGGAACTGGGCCGCTTCGACATGCAGGCGATCGGCAAGTACCGCTCCAAGTACTACCAGGACTTCACCGGCAACACCGCGCAGCAGAACCGCTACTACGACGACAACACCAGCGTGGATTTCCGCGCGCGCTACCGGGTCACCAAGCAGCTGTCGCTGTCGCTGGAACTGATGAACCTGACCAACGAACCGCGCGTCGCATCCCAGCCTGTCTACGGCAACTTCCGCGAGTACGTGAGCTACGGGCGGCGCGCATATTTCGGTGTACGATACAAGTTCTGA
- a CDS encoding polysaccharide lyase 6 family protein — translation MASTAACNRFALLFLALAAGQAAAADILVATPAEYRAATGALQPGDHVILANGEWRDFQIVFTGTGTAAQPIRLSAQTPGQVIITGQSNLRMAGTYLVVSDLVFRDGYSPTEAVLSYRVSSKERARHSRITRVVVDRFNQPERSRSDNWVAMYDSHNRFDHNQLVGKNNAGPTMVVVRDAVQGLDNRHRIDHNWFGPRPNLGANGGETLRIGTSNDASSDSNSLVENNWFEGCDGEVEIVSNKSGGNTYRGNVFKRSRGALVLRHGDGNLVENNVFFGDGKDDTGGIRVINRKQTVRNNYLEGLAGDGYSSALSIMYGVPNSPANRYVQVQEALIEHNTFVASKQLFFGAGKDDERTAAPIDSDFADNLIVAEHDPVRVLGDLSGIAFAGNLQSPAASPRLPGGVTGRTLAMTRAATGLLVAADAGGIGADPALTYVPRDDVGVAWYAKETVPVALDSGRRQRVRPGNDTLAQAVAAAGAGDRLQLDAGRYQVDQVLALRHPLSVEGPARGQAQIAFSRATLFQIEAGGALKLARLQIDGSAAPDEVGNAVIRTAPGSNAANYELIVEDSRIHGLTGNRGFDVIALGKGTLAERIALRRVVVEDVSGAVLSAHAETDDRGTYNAAYVEIADAQFRRIGGPAVDLYRGGRDESTFGPVLTISGSRFERVGGADAPSLRLHGVQRTVLHDNQFIDSAAISSVRTTGTPQLIATRNQFLGTPALPATADAEPLL, via the coding sequence ATGGCATCGACCGCCGCGTGCAACCGCTTCGCCCTGCTGTTCCTCGCCCTGGCTGCCGGCCAGGCCGCTGCCGCCGACATCCTCGTCGCCACTCCGGCCGAATACCGCGCCGCCACCGGCGCCCTGCAGCCCGGCGACCACGTGATCCTGGCCAATGGCGAATGGCGCGATTTCCAGATCGTGTTCACCGGCACCGGCACCGCCGCGCAGCCGATCCGCTTGAGCGCACAGACCCCGGGCCAGGTGATCATCACCGGCCAGTCCAATCTGCGCATGGCCGGCACCTACCTGGTGGTCAGCGACCTGGTGTTCCGCGACGGCTACAGCCCGACCGAGGCGGTGCTGTCCTACCGCGTCTCCAGCAAGGAGCGCGCGCGCCACAGCCGCATCACCCGGGTCGTGGTCGACCGCTTCAACCAGCCCGAGCGCAGCCGCTCGGACAACTGGGTGGCGATGTACGACAGCCACAACCGCTTCGACCACAACCAGCTGGTCGGCAAGAACAACGCCGGCCCGACCATGGTCGTGGTCCGCGATGCGGTGCAGGGCCTGGACAACCGCCACCGCATCGACCACAACTGGTTCGGCCCGCGCCCGAACCTGGGCGCCAACGGCGGCGAGACCCTGCGCATCGGCACCAGCAACGACGCCAGCTCCGATTCCAACTCGCTGGTCGAGAACAACTGGTTCGAAGGCTGCGACGGCGAAGTGGAGATCGTCTCCAACAAGTCCGGCGGCAACACCTACCGCGGCAACGTGTTCAAGCGCTCGCGCGGCGCGCTGGTGCTGCGCCACGGCGACGGCAACCTGGTCGAGAACAACGTGTTCTTCGGCGACGGCAAGGACGACACCGGCGGCATCCGCGTCATCAACCGCAAGCAGACCGTGCGCAACAACTACCTGGAGGGGCTGGCCGGCGACGGTTATTCCTCGGCGCTGAGCATCATGTACGGCGTGCCCAACTCGCCGGCCAACCGCTACGTGCAGGTGCAGGAAGCGCTGATCGAGCACAACACCTTCGTCGCCAGCAAGCAGCTGTTCTTCGGCGCCGGCAAGGACGACGAACGCACCGCCGCGCCGATCGACAGCGATTTCGCCGACAACCTGATCGTCGCCGAACACGATCCGGTACGCGTGCTCGGCGACCTGTCCGGCATCGCCTTCGCCGGCAACCTGCAAAGCCCGGCCGCCTCGCCGCGCCTGCCCGGCGGGGTGACCGGCCGCACGCTGGCGATGACGCGCGCCGCCACCGGCTTGCTGGTCGCTGCGGACGCCGGCGGCATCGGCGCCGATCCTGCGCTGACCTATGTGCCGCGCGACGACGTCGGCGTGGCCTGGTACGCGAAGGAAACCGTGCCGGTGGCGCTGGACAGCGGCCGCCGCCAGCGCGTGCGGCCCGGCAACGACACGCTCGCGCAAGCGGTGGCGGCCGCCGGCGCTGGCGATCGCCTGCAACTGGACGCCGGCCGCTACCAGGTGGACCAGGTGCTGGCGCTGCGCCATCCGCTCAGCGTCGAAGGCCCGGCACGCGGCCAGGCGCAGATCGCGTTCTCGCGCGCCACGCTGTTCCAGATCGAAGCGGGCGGTGCGCTGAAGCTGGCGCGGCTGCAGATCGACGGCAGTGCCGCGCCGGACGAAGTGGGCAACGCGGTGATCCGCACCGCACCCGGTTCCAATGCCGCCAACTACGAGCTGATCGTCGAGGACAGCCGCATCCATGGCCTCACCGGCAACCGCGGTTTCGACGTGATCGCGCTGGGCAAGGGCACCTTGGCCGAGCGCATCGCGCTGCGCCGGGTGGTGGTGGAAGACGTCTCCGGCGCGGTGCTGTCGGCGCATGCGGAAACCGACGACCGCGGCACCTACAACGCCGCGTACGTGGAGATCGCCGATGCGCAGTTCCGCCGCATCGGTGGGCCGGCGGTGGACCTGTACCGCGGCGGCCGCGACGAAAGCACCTTCGGCCCGGTGCTGACGATCAGCGGCTCGCGCTTCGAACGCGTCGGCGGCGCCGATGCGCCCTCGCTGCGCCTGCACGGCGTGCAGCGCACGGTCCTGCACGACAACCAGTTCATCGACAGCGCCGCGATCAGCAGCGTGCGCACCACCGGCACGCCGCAACTGATCGCCACCCGCAACCAATTCCTCGGCACCCCGGCGCTGCCGGCCACTGCCGACGCGGAGCCTTTGCTATGA
- a CDS encoding oligoalginate lyase: MTRSTRLMLLVLAAATSAPAAWAAPAATPTAAAASSTAATNAAPVLVTAAQWRQMASDGARYPLFARERARAEASLRKAMQAGIDVPLPKDPGGGASHEQHKRNYQAIQAAGALYRLTGERAYADYARDLLLAYAKLYPTLGAHPAGRGQVPGRLFWQSLNDSVWLVYAAQGYDAIRDSLTPADRDTIDTQVFRRMAHFLCDESPDNFDKIHNHATWAVAAVGMTGYVLRDQTLVDKALRGSKQDGSAGFLKQIDQLFSPDGYYAEGPYYQRYALAPFVLFANAIERNQPQQKIFQRRDGVLLKAVDTLVQSSYAGYFFPLNDAILDKGLDTEELVAGLGIAYAQTHDARLLSIAQRQQRVLLTPEGLGVAAALVQDKAKPFAFRSALLRDGADGDHGALAILRAGGEDGQTLVMKNTSQGMGHGHFDKLNWLFYDNGQRVVTDYGAARFLNVEAKSGGIYLPENTSWAKTTVAHNTLVVNERSHFDGDWRVGEEYAPTPLLFARDTDTQIVSARMDHAYEGVSFTRTQALLTHPELGLPIVIDLLRVHGAKPARYDLPLHFNGHIMQVGFEAKRALAERPVLGKANGYQHLWVDASSDASQAPRSLSWLLDGRFYSYRFGSSAPSRAILAESGANDPDFNLRREPMLLQRVDGQADVSFFGVLEPHGEYNGTAEYVHGADSRIRAIARVRGDDAEVIVLTLASGKTLALAVADDAAAEREHSVQVQGQRYAWRGGYARFDRAAGGK; the protein is encoded by the coding sequence ATGACCCGATCCACTCGCCTGATGCTGCTGGTGCTGGCCGCCGCCACCAGCGCGCCCGCCGCCTGGGCCGCGCCCGCTGCGACGCCAACCGCTGCGGCCGCGAGCAGCACCGCCGCCACCAACGCCGCGCCGGTGCTGGTCACCGCCGCGCAATGGCGGCAGATGGCCAGCGACGGCGCACGCTACCCGCTGTTCGCGCGCGAACGCGCGCGTGCCGAAGCCAGCCTGCGCAAGGCCATGCAGGCCGGCATCGACGTGCCGCTGCCGAAGGATCCCGGCGGCGGCGCCAGCCACGAACAGCACAAGCGCAACTACCAGGCGATCCAGGCCGCCGGCGCGCTGTACCGACTCACCGGCGAGCGCGCCTACGCCGACTACGCGCGCGATCTGCTGCTGGCCTACGCCAAGCTGTATCCGACCCTGGGCGCGCATCCGGCCGGGCGCGGCCAGGTGCCGGGGCGGCTGTTCTGGCAATCGCTCAACGATTCGGTGTGGCTGGTCTACGCCGCGCAGGGCTACGACGCGATCCGCGACAGCCTCACACCTGCCGATCGCGACACCATCGACACGCAGGTGTTCCGGCGCATGGCGCACTTCCTGTGCGACGAAAGCCCGGACAACTTCGACAAGATCCACAACCACGCCACCTGGGCGGTGGCCGCGGTCGGCATGACCGGCTACGTGCTGCGCGACCAGACCCTGGTGGACAAGGCGCTGCGCGGCAGCAAGCAGGACGGCAGCGCCGGTTTCCTCAAGCAGATCGACCAGTTGTTCTCGCCCGACGGCTACTACGCCGAAGGCCCCTACTACCAGCGCTATGCGTTGGCACCGTTCGTATTGTTCGCCAATGCGATCGAACGCAACCAGCCGCAGCAGAAGATCTTCCAGCGCCGCGACGGCGTGCTGCTGAAGGCGGTCGATACGCTGGTGCAGAGCAGCTACGCCGGCTACTTCTTCCCGCTCAACGACGCAATCCTGGACAAGGGCCTGGACACCGAGGAACTGGTGGCCGGGCTCGGCATCGCCTATGCGCAGACCCACGACGCGCGGCTGCTGTCGATCGCGCAACGCCAGCAGCGCGTGCTGCTGACGCCCGAGGGCCTGGGCGTGGCCGCGGCACTGGTGCAGGACAAGGCCAAGCCGTTCGCGTTCCGCTCCGCGCTGCTGCGCGACGGCGCCGACGGCGATCACGGCGCGCTGGCGATCCTGCGCGCCGGCGGCGAGGACGGCCAGACCCTGGTGATGAAGAACACCTCGCAGGGCATGGGCCACGGCCACTTCGACAAGTTGAACTGGCTGTTCTACGACAACGGCCAGCGCGTGGTCACCGACTACGGCGCGGCGCGCTTCCTCAACGTGGAAGCCAAGTCCGGCGGCATCTACCTGCCGGAGAACACCAGCTGGGCCAAGACCACGGTGGCGCACAACACGCTGGTGGTGAACGAACGCAGCCACTTCGACGGCGACTGGCGGGTGGGCGAGGAATATGCGCCGACGCCGCTGCTGTTCGCCCGCGACACCGACACCCAGATCGTGTCCGCGCGCATGGACCATGCCTACGAGGGCGTCAGCTTCACCCGCACCCAGGCGCTGCTGACCCATCCGGAGCTGGGCCTGCCGATCGTGATCGACCTGCTGCGCGTGCACGGCGCCAAGCCGGCGCGCTACGACCTGCCGCTGCATTTCAACGGCCACATCATGCAGGTCGGCTTCGAGGCCAAGCGCGCGCTGGCCGAGCGCCCGGTGCTGGGCAAGGCCAACGGCTACCAGCACCTGTGGGTGGACGCGAGCAGCGACGCGTCGCAGGCACCGCGCAGCCTGAGCTGGCTGCTGGATGGGCGCTTCTACAGCTACCGCTTCGGCAGCAGCGCGCCGTCGCGCGCGATCCTGGCCGAGAGCGGCGCCAACGATCCGGACTTCAACCTGCGCCGCGAACCGATGCTGCTGCAGCGCGTGGACGGCCAGGCCGACGTCAGCTTCTTCGGCGTACTGGAACCGCACGGCGAATACAACGGCACCGCCGAATACGTGCACGGCGCCGACAGCCGCATCCGCGCCATCGCCCGCGTGCGCGGCGACGACGCCGAAGTGATCGTATTGACCCTGGCCTCGGGCAAGACCCTGGCGCTGGCGGTGGCCGACGATGCCGCCGCCGAGCGCGAGCACAGCGTGCAGGTGCAGGGCCAGCGCTATGCCTGGCGCGGCGGCTATGCGCGCTTCGACCGCGCGGCGGGCGGCAAATGA
- a CDS encoding MFS transporter, which yields MSTPASAAAKPGKPTKRSAVRWMIVGLIAVATVINYIDRNALAVMWPAISQDIGATKEDYALLVTIFMLFYAAGQFVFGRLFDIIGTRMGFALSIAVWSISIALHAVTHSIVSFSIVRAMLGISEAGAWPGAVKANAEWFPARERALAQGIFNAGASIGAIVSAPLIALLFLWLGWKGTFVLVGALGFVWLLPWLVIYRAGPDRHPWVDAAERALILDAPADGSVSDKPAYLPSLRQIMSHRQSWGIVLSRFFIDPIWWLFVSWLPIYLAETFHFDIKQIGAFAWVPFVGAMLGSLSGGWLSGRLIAAGWSVDRARKWTITLGGAIMAPALLGAVLAADPTIAVLTIAAVLFGFQIAIGNIQTLPGDLFDGKSVGSLAGIGGMAAVAGTLITTWLVPVMTAHSYAPMFILVAALVPASLAALWLVTGRIEKLDDPATRG from the coding sequence ATGAGCACGCCCGCCTCCGCCGCTGCCAAGCCGGGCAAGCCGACCAAACGCAGCGCGGTGCGCTGGATGATCGTGGGCCTGATCGCGGTGGCCACGGTGATCAACTACATCGACCGCAACGCGCTGGCGGTGATGTGGCCGGCGATCTCGCAGGACATCGGCGCGACCAAGGAAGACTACGCGCTGCTGGTGACCATCTTCATGCTGTTCTACGCGGCCGGCCAGTTCGTGTTCGGGCGCCTGTTCGACATCATCGGTACGCGCATGGGCTTTGCGCTGTCGATCGCGGTGTGGTCGATCTCGATCGCGCTGCATGCGGTGACCCATTCGATCGTCTCCTTCAGCATCGTGCGGGCGATGCTCGGCATCAGCGAGGCCGGCGCCTGGCCGGGCGCGGTGAAAGCCAACGCCGAGTGGTTCCCGGCACGCGAGCGCGCATTGGCGCAGGGCATCTTCAATGCCGGCGCCTCGATCGGCGCGATCGTGTCGGCGCCGCTGATCGCGCTGCTGTTCCTGTGGCTGGGCTGGAAAGGCACCTTCGTGCTGGTCGGTGCGCTCGGCTTCGTGTGGCTGCTGCCGTGGCTGGTCATCTATCGCGCCGGCCCGGACAGGCATCCGTGGGTGGATGCGGCCGAGCGCGCACTGATCCTGGACGCGCCGGCCGACGGCAGCGTGTCGGACAAGCCGGCCTACCTGCCGAGCCTGCGCCAGATCATGTCGCACCGGCAGAGCTGGGGCATCGTGCTGTCGCGCTTCTTCATCGACCCGATCTGGTGGCTGTTCGTGTCGTGGCTGCCGATCTACCTGGCCGAGACCTTCCATTTCGACATCAAGCAGATCGGCGCGTTCGCCTGGGTGCCGTTCGTCGGCGCGATGCTCGGCAGCCTGTCCGGCGGCTGGCTGTCGGGACGGCTGATCGCGGCCGGCTGGAGCGTGGACCGCGCGCGCAAATGGACCATCACCCTGGGCGGCGCGATCATGGCCCCGGCCCTGCTCGGCGCGGTGCTCGCCGCAGATCCGACCATCGCGGTGCTGACCATCGCCGCTGTGCTGTTCGGTTTCCAGATCGCGATCGGCAACATCCAGACCCTGCCCGGCGACCTGTTCGACGGCAAGTCGGTCGGCTCGCTGGCCGGCATCGGCGGCATGGCTGCGGTCGCCGGCACCTTGATCACCACCTGGCTGGTGCCGGTGATGACCGCCCACTCCTATGCGCCGATGTTCATTCTCGTCGCCGCCCTGGTGCCGGCCTCGCTGGCCGCGCTGTGGCTGGTGACCGGCCGCATCGAAAAACTCGACGATCCCGCCACCCGCGGCTGA
- a CDS encoding glucose 1-dehydrogenase → MQFQDKVAIVTGGGRDIGREVSLKLAAAGAKVCINYANDAASAEETLRQIQAAGGQAIVHRADAADAQAVAGLVAATQQAFGQRIDILVNVAGGMLARKPLADIDEAFFHQVMDLNLKSVYLTTQAVAPHMQAGAAIVNFASLAGRDGGGPGAAIYATAKAAVMTFSRAMAKELGPRGIRVNALCCGMIATRFHDDFTKPEVRAFVANATPLRREGRAAEAADAAVYLASDAASFINGTNLDVNGGVYFS, encoded by the coding sequence ATGCAATTCCAAGACAAGGTGGCCATCGTCACCGGCGGCGGCCGCGACATCGGCCGCGAAGTTTCGCTGAAGCTGGCCGCGGCCGGCGCCAAGGTGTGCATCAACTACGCCAACGACGCGGCCAGCGCCGAGGAAACCCTGCGCCAGATCCAGGCCGCTGGCGGCCAGGCCATCGTGCATCGCGCCGATGCCGCCGACGCGCAGGCCGTGGCCGGACTGGTCGCGGCGACGCAACAGGCGTTCGGCCAGCGCATCGACATCCTGGTCAACGTCGCCGGCGGCATGCTCGCGCGCAAGCCGCTGGCCGACATCGACGAAGCCTTCTTCCACCAGGTCATGGACCTCAACCTGAAGTCGGTGTACCTGACCACGCAGGCGGTGGCGCCGCACATGCAGGCGGGCGCGGCGATCGTCAATTTCGCCTCGCTGGCCGGCCGCGACGGCGGCGGTCCCGGCGCGGCGATCTACGCCACCGCCAAGGCCGCGGTGATGACCTTCTCGCGGGCGATGGCCAAGGAACTGGGCCCGCGCGGCATCCGCGTCAACGCGCTGTGCTGCGGCATGATCGCCACCCGCTTCCACGACGACTTCACCAAGCCGGAAGTGCGCGCCTTCGTCGCCAACGCCACCCCGCTGCGCCGCGAAGGCCGCGCCGCCGAAGCCGCCGATGCGGCGGTGTACCTGGCCTCCGATGCCGCCAGCTTCATCAATGGCACCAATCTCGACGTCAACGGCGGCGTGTATTTTTCCTGA
- a CDS encoding SGNH/GDSL hydrolase family protein: MSLRFPPLRQLLWNGVAAAALALCMALPAAAQQAAHWLPAWIASPTPDRLDGPAGSSLQFERQSVRQDMRLGTAAQALRFRISNELGTAPLKIGAASVRLANAAQPAQPVSFDGRREIVLPPGGVLLSDPVALRVPALAEIALTLYFPEAARPAVRRTAVRVAEGNVEVSDATTLSYRQNVVSAVYAQTSAAPRVVVALGDSITEGATAARGSNGDWPALLGKRLEQACPGQVVVLNAGISGNKLLDAGRSPSALARLDRDVLALPGVDQVLLFEGINDIRHSGPPAFVPGRTAADMQLGYRQVVERLRQHGIATIGATLTPFGASERYEPVSAATRQALNAFIRDSKTFDAVIDFDAILRMPDNPESLPAAITRDHLHPNDAGYARMADAIDLSLFGCKAR; encoded by the coding sequence ATGTCGTTGCGATTCCCGCCCTTGCGGCAGTTGTTGTGGAACGGCGTGGCGGCTGCCGCGCTCGCGTTGTGCATGGCGCTGCCGGCGGCGGCGCAGCAGGCCGCGCATTGGCTGCCGGCGTGGATCGCCTCGCCCACGCCGGACCGGCTCGACGGTCCGGCCGGCAGTTCCTTGCAGTTCGAGCGGCAGAGCGTGCGCCAGGACATGCGCCTGGGTACCGCCGCACAGGCGCTGCGCTTCCGCATCAGCAACGAACTGGGCACCGCGCCGCTGAAGATCGGAGCGGCGTCGGTGCGCCTGGCCAATGCCGCCCAGCCGGCGCAGCCGGTGTCGTTCGACGGTCGCCGCGAGATCGTGCTGCCGCCCGGCGGCGTGCTGCTCAGCGATCCGGTGGCGCTGCGCGTACCGGCATTGGCCGAGATCGCGCTGACCCTGTACTTTCCCGAGGCCGCGCGGCCTGCGGTGCGTCGCACGGCGGTGCGCGTGGCCGAGGGCAATGTCGAGGTGAGCGACGCCACCACGCTGAGCTACCGGCAGAACGTGGTGTCGGCGGTGTATGCGCAGACCAGCGCAGCGCCGCGGGTGGTGGTGGCGCTGGGCGATTCGATCACCGAAGGCGCCACCGCCGCGCGCGGCAGCAATGGCGACTGGCCGGCGCTGCTGGGCAAGCGCCTGGAGCAGGCCTGCCCCGGCCAGGTGGTGGTGCTCAACGCCGGCATCAGCGGCAACAAGCTGCTCGACGCCGGCCGCAGCCCCAGCGCGCTCGCGCGCCTGGACCGCGACGTGCTGGCGCTGCCCGGCGTCGACCAGGTGCTGCTGTTCGAAGGCATCAACGACATCCGCCACAGCGGGCCGCCGGCGTTCGTGCCGGGGCGCACTGCTGCGGACATGCAGCTTGGCTACCGGCAGGTGGTCGAACGCCTGCGCCAGCACGGCATCGCCACGATCGGCGCGACACTGACCCCGTTCGGCGCATCGGAACGCTACGAACCCGTGTCCGCCGCCACGCGCCAGGCCTTGAACGCCTTCATCCGTGACAGCAAGACGTTCGACGCGGTGATCGACTTCGACGCGATCCTGCGCATGCCCGACAACCCCGAATCGTTGCCGGCCGCCATCACCCGCGACCACCTGCACCCCAACGACGCAGGCTACGCGCGCATGGCCGACGCCATCGACCTGTCGCTGTTCGGCTGCAAGGCGCGCTGA
- a CDS encoding nucleotide pyrophosphohydrolase — protein sequence MSDSLHDLQAAQRAFADARDWGQFHTPRNLAAALSVEASELLEHFQWLTDEQSRQLSDDKKAQVGSEVADVLLYLLQLCDKLGIDPIEAARQKMQVNAAKYPVDRAKGRITKYTEL from the coding sequence ATGTCCGACAGTCTCCACGACCTGCAAGCCGCCCAGCGCGCGTTCGCCGACGCACGCGATTGGGGCCAGTTCCACACCCCGCGCAACCTGGCCGCAGCGCTGTCGGTCGAGGCGTCGGAACTGCTCGAGCATTTCCAATGGCTCACCGACGAGCAGAGCCGGCAACTGTCGGACGACAAGAAGGCCCAGGTCGGCAGCGAAGTCGCCGACGTGCTCCTGTACCTGCTGCAGCTGTGCGACAAGCTGGGCATCGACCCGATCGAGGCGGCGCGGCAGAAGATGCAGGTCAATGCCGCCAAGTACCCGGTGGACCGCGCCAAGGGCCGCATCACCAAATACACCGAGTTGTAG